The Thermus tengchongensis region CCGGTTTGCCGAGAGTTCCCGGGCGAAGAGCTCCGGGTAGCCGCCCCCCAGGAGGAGGGCCTGGGCCTCGGGGAGGGCTTCGTCCTCCAAGGGGCTAAAGGGGATGAGCTCCGCCCCCAAAGCCTCCAGGAGCTCCAAGGCCTCGGGGTAGTAGAAGCGGAAGGCCTGGTCCCAGGCGTAGGCCACCCGGACCCGAGGGGGGCGCCTTTCCGGCAGGAAAGGGGGGGCCTCGGACAAGGGGGAAGCGGCCTGGGCCAGGCGCAAGACCCCATCTAAGTCCACCCGGAAGGCCTGGCGCAGGGCGGCCAGGGGTGGGCGCACCTCCCCGGCCAGCACCAAACCCAAATGGCGCTCCGGGATTTCCAGGGTGGGATCTTGGGGAAGCCAACCCAGAAGGGGCAGGCCCACCTGGGCCAGCGCCTCCTGGAGAAGGGCCGCATGCCGCTCCGAACCCACCCGGTTGGCGAAGACCCCCACCACCTGGACCCCAGGGTCAAAGCTTCGGAAGCCCTGCACCAGGGGAGCGATGGAGCCCGCCATGCCGGAGGCATCCACCACCAAGGCCACGGGGGCCTCGAGGAGCCTGGCCACCTGGGCGGTGGAGCCCACCCGGCCCAGGGGGTCCTTGCCGTCAAACAGGCCCATCACCCCCTCCACCAGGGCCAGGTCCGCCCCCCGGGCCCCGTGCTGGAAGAGGGAGAGGAGGCCCTCTTGATCCAGGAAAAAACCATCCAGGTTGTAGACCCTTCGCCCGGAGGCCGCCTCGAGGTGGGTGGGGTCCACGTAGTCCGGCCCCACCTTGAAGGGCTGCACCCTAAGGCCCCGTTCCCCAAGGGCCAGGAGGAGGGCCAGGGCGAGGGTGGTCTTCCCCGCCCCCGAATGGGGGGCGGCCAGGACCAGCCGGGGAATCCGCCGCATGGCCTTAGCCGGGGGAGAGGCTTCTGAGGAGGCGGGCCGCCTCCTGCTGGGCCCGCCTGAGGAACGCCCCCACCTCCATCCCTTCCGCCTGGGCCAGGGCCTCGAGGTAGGCGTGGAGGTAGCTTTCGGAGATCAAGGCCATGACGGTGAAGCCCAGCCTCCGCCAGGCATCCGCCAGGGCCTGGGCCTCATCCTTGGGGAGGTGTTCCCGGGCCAGGCGGCTTGCGGTTTCCACCACCCAGTTCCACATGGCGGCCATCATGGCGTTGGTGACCCCCCGGCGCACATGCACCAGGCCCACCAGGGTCTGCCAGGCGAAGTACTGGCCGTTGAAGGGACCCTCCACCGTGCGCAGGTACCAGTCCCTCAGGGTCTTTTCCCGGGCGGGCCTCTCCCCTTCCCGGAAGACGGCCCGGGTGGCGGGGTGGGCGAAGAGGGTGTCGTAGAAACCCTGAACCAGGCTGTCCACCCAGGCCTTCATGGCCTCCCGGTGCCGGGCGAAGATCCTGGCATCCTCCAGGGGGCGGAAGCGGGCCTGGGGAGGAAGCTGGGACCAGAACTCCTGGGCCAGAGCGTAGAAGCGGCCGAGGCTTTTGTCGGTCATGGGTACCATGTTAGCCGTTCCCCTAGACCTCTGTGCATCCTCCCCGAGGCGCACCCCCCAGGACCCCAAGGCCCTGACCCGGGGATGACAATGGGCACCTAGCCTACCTTCGGAGGTGCGCGATGAAGCGGAGGGATATCCTAAAAGGCAGTCTGGCCGCCGGTGCCCTGGCCCTTCTCCCCAAGGGAGGTGCCCAGGGCGCTCCCCAGAACGTACCCAGCCTTGGCAGGCGCTACCGGAACCTGATCGTCTTCGTCTACGACGGTTTCTCGTGGGAGGACTATGCCATCGCACAGGCCTACGCCAGGAGGCGCTTAGGGCGGGCGCTGGCCCTGGAGAGGCTCCTCGCCCGCTACCCCAACGGCCTCATGAACACCTACAGCCTCACCAGCTACGTCACCGAGTCCAGCGCCGCGGGCAACGCCATGTCCTGCGGGGTGAAGACGGTGAACGGGGGCCTGGCGGTGCACGCGGACGGCACCCCCCTCAAGCCCTTCTTCGCCGCCGCCAAGGAGATGGGGAAGGCGGTGGGCCTGGTGACCACCACCACCGTCACCCACGCCACCCCGGCCAGCTTCGTGGTCTCCAACCCCGACCGCAACGCCGAGGCCCAGATCGCCGAACAGTACTTGGCCTTCGGGGCGGAGGTTTACCTGGGAGGCGGGGACCGCTTCTTCAACCCGGAGAGGCGGCAGGACAAAAAGGACATGTACGCTGCCTTTGCCCAGGCGGGCTACGGGGTGGTGAAGACCCCGGAGGAGCTGGCGCGGAGCAACGCCTCCAAGCTCCTTGGGGTGTTTTCCGACAGCCACGTGCCCTACGAGGTGGACCGCCGCTTCCAGGGGGTGAGGGTGCCGAGCCTCAAGGAGATGGTCCAGGCGGCCCTGCCCCGGCTGGCGGCCCACCGGAACGGCTTTGTCCTCCAGGTGGAGGCAGGGCGCATCGACCACAGCAACCACCTCAACGACCCCGCGGCCACCCTGTGGGACGTGCTGGCGGCGGACGAGGCCTTGGAGGCCCTCACTGCCTTCGTGGACCGCAACCCCGACACCCTCCTCCTCCTGGCCGCGGACCACGCCACCGGGGTGGGGGCCCTGTACGGGACGGGCCGGAGCTACCTGGAGAGCTCTGCAGGCATCGACCTCCTGGAGGGGCAGAAGGCCAGCTTCGAGCACATGGGCCGGGTCTTGGGCACGAACCCCGACGCGGGCCAGGTGAAGGAGGCCTACCGGGCCATGAAGGGGGTGGCCATCACGGACCAGGAGGCGCAGATGGTGGTGGAGGCCATCACCAAGCGGGTCTACCTGCCCGACGCCGTGCGGTACAGCATCCAGCCGGCCAACACCATGTCCTGGGCCATGGTGCAGAAGAACGCCCAGAAGCCCGAACGGCCCAACATCGGCTGGAGCTCTGGGCAGCACACGGCGAGCCCGGTGATGCTGGCCCTGTACGGGCAGGGGCTGCGCTTCCTGAACCTGGGCCTGGTGGACAACACCCACGTCTTCCGGCTCATGGGGGAGGCTTTGGGGATCCGCTACCAGAACCCGGTGATGAGCGAGGAGGAGGCCCTGGAGATCCTGAAGTCCCGGCCCGTGGGCATGCGCCACCCCGAGGACGTCTGGGCCTAAGGGCTTGGCAGACCCTCCTTCCTTTCGGGCCGCCCCTGAGGGGGCGGCTTAAGTACCCCGCCATGGCTTGCGCCACGGCGGGGGCCCCAAAGAGGCCATGAGCACGCCACTTTGGCTTTGGCCGATGCGATGGGGCAACCTTTGCGTGCGGGTGCTTAAGTGCCCTGTGGGGCATCCAAAACCCATTTGGGCCTTCCCACCCCTTTCCCCAAGCCTCCCCAAGGGCGCAGGCGCCGTTGACCCAAGCCTCAACCATACAGGTGCGCCTCCACCTCCGCTACGCTAGACTACGCCGCATCAAGGCCCTTCCTGAAGACCATGGACCCGGACATGGTGAGCCTCGAGGGGGCCAGGCAGGACCCGGATTTCCTGCAGGCCCTTGCCGAACTTTCCCTGAAGATAGGTCCCGGTGCCTTTGATGTCCACTCCCCCTTGGGGGCCTCGGTGGAATAGATCCAACCCCCGCCTCGAGGGGTACCTCCGCCACCTGTTCCCAAGCCGCCTATGGGTAAACCCGGACTACGGTCTGAAGACCCGCAGACCCAAGGCCGTGGGTAATCTCATCGGTGGAGAAGACGGTTAGGGAGGAAGCCATGCTCACAGGGAAAGCAGCGGCCCCTATGCCTTCGCCTCCCTCCTTGACCGGGTCACTGGGCATCCCTTGGGCGACAAGCCCCGCACCAGGGATAGAGGCCAAAAGCCGCCAGGGCCAAGGTCACCGCCGGGTTCAGGTGAGCCCCGGGGGCTGGCTAGCCCAAACCTCCATCCGCACCGCCCATCGCTTAACGCCAGGCACCCATTCCCGCGGCGGGGGGCCAGGGACCTGGGTCCACCATTCCCAAGCCAGCGCCTTTTCCTATCCCGAGATCGTTGCCCCATCTAAGATGCCCCCAGGAACCCCCCCCTAACATGGGGTTATGCTGGACGACATCTTGAAACCCATCCATGGAGGGCCCGACGATGGCCCCGAACCCCTCTACGATTTCTCCACCAACGCCAACGCCCTAGGGCCTAACCCCGTGGTCCTTCGGTACATCCGGGCCAAGGACCCAAGCCGCTACCCTGACCCCCTCTACCGCCGCCTGCGCCGCCTCCTGGCCGAGGCCCACGGGGTCCAGCCGGAGCAGGTGGCGGTGGGCACGGGCACCAGCGAGCTCATCCACCGCCTGGCCCGCTGGAACTACCTGCGGGGCCCCATTCTTCTCCTTAAGCCCACCTTCAGCGAGTACGCCCGGGCCGCCAGGGCCCTGGACCTGCCCCTTTGGGAGGCGGAGACCCCGGAGGCATTCCTCAGGCTGTTGCCCAGGAGCTCCTTGGCCTTCCTCTGCCTCCCCAACAACCCCACGGGGGAGGTGTACCCCTTTCTGGAGGAGGCCGCGCAGAGGGCAGGTGGAGCCTTGGTCCTGGACCTGGCCTACTACCCCCTGCTGGAAAACCCCCCTCCCCTGCCCCGGGAGGCCTGGCTCCTCTTCAGCCCAAACAAGGCCCACGGCCTCACGGGGGTGCGGGCCGGGTACCTGGTGGCTCCCTTGGACCTCAGCCACTTCCAGAACCTGGCCCCCTCCTGGCCGGTTTCCGTGTACGGTGAGGGGCTTTTGGAGGGGCATCTGGACCCCGAGGCCGAGTCCTGGTTGGCGGAAACCCGGAAGGAGCTCCACCGCCTGAGGCGCCTCCTGGCCCAGGGGCTTAGGAGGATGGGCCTCGAGGTGCGGGAAAGCCCTGCCAACTTCCTCCTGGTGCGGGTGGGAAAGGCCACGGAAGTGGCCAAGGCCCTCCGGGAACAGGGCATCCGGGTGCGGGACGCCACCAGCTTTGGCCTCGGGGAATGGCTCAGG contains the following coding sequences:
- a CDS encoding cobyrinate a,c-diamide synthase, with the translated sequence MRRIPRLVLAAPHSGAGKTTLALALLLALGERGLRVQPFKVGPDYVDPTHLEAASGRRVYNLDGFFLDQEGLLSLFQHGARGADLALVEGVMGLFDGKDPLGRVGSTAQVARLLEAPVALVVDASGMAGSIAPLVQGFRSFDPGVQVVGVFANRVGSERHAALLQEALAQVGLPLLGWLPQDPTLEIPERHLGLVLAGEVRPPLAALRQAFRVDLDGVLRLAQAASPLSEAPPFLPERRPPRVRVAYAWDQAFRFYYPEALELLEALGAELIPFSPLEDEALPEAQALLLGGGYPELFARELSANRAMREAVRLFPGPVVAECGGYMYLSQGLWAGEDFFPMVGLVPGEARMAERPVLGYREVEALRDNPLARRGEAFKGHEFHYARMGSSPSPAWRRVGGEEVEGYTDGRILASFVHLYLPARRVGVERFLALAESAPENF
- a CDS encoding protoglobin domain-containing protein, encoding MTDKSLGRFYALAQEFWSQLPPQARFRPLEDARIFARHREAMKAWVDSLVQGFYDTLFAHPATRAVFREGERPAREKTLRDWYLRTVEGPFNGQYFAWQTLVGLVHVRRGVTNAMMAAMWNWVVETASRLAREHLPKDEAQALADAWRRLGFTVMALISESYLHAYLEALAQAEGMEVGAFLRRAQQEAARLLRSLSPG
- a CDS encoding alkaline phosphatase, with translation MKRRDILKGSLAAGALALLPKGGAQGAPQNVPSLGRRYRNLIVFVYDGFSWEDYAIAQAYARRRLGRALALERLLARYPNGLMNTYSLTSYVTESSAAGNAMSCGVKTVNGGLAVHADGTPLKPFFAAAKEMGKAVGLVTTTTVTHATPASFVVSNPDRNAEAQIAEQYLAFGAEVYLGGGDRFFNPERRQDKKDMYAAFAQAGYGVVKTPEELARSNASKLLGVFSDSHVPYEVDRRFQGVRVPSLKEMVQAALPRLAAHRNGFVLQVEAGRIDHSNHLNDPAATLWDVLAADEALEALTAFVDRNPDTLLLLAADHATGVGALYGTGRSYLESSAGIDLLEGQKASFEHMGRVLGTNPDAGQVKEAYRAMKGVAITDQEAQMVVEAITKRVYLPDAVRYSIQPANTMSWAMVQKNAQKPERPNIGWSSGQHTASPVMLALYGQGLRFLNLGLVDNTHVFRLMGEALGIRYQNPVMSEEEALEILKSRPVGMRHPEDVWA
- a CDS encoding pyridoxal phosphate-dependent aminotransferase, with product MLDDILKPIHGGPDDGPEPLYDFSTNANALGPNPVVLRYIRAKDPSRYPDPLYRRLRRLLAEAHGVQPEQVAVGTGTSELIHRLARWNYLRGPILLLKPTFSEYARAARALDLPLWEAETPEAFLRLLPRSSLAFLCLPNNPTGEVYPFLEEAAQRAGGALVLDLAYYPLLENPPPLPREAWLLFSPNKAHGLTGVRAGYLVAPLDLSHFQNLAPSWPVSVYGEGLLEGHLDPEAESWLAETRKELHRLRRLLAQGLRRMGLEVRESPANFLLVRVGKATEVAKALREQGIRVRDATSFGLGEWLRLSAQREEAIQALLQALKEVLARVH